One region of Thiorhodovibrio frisius genomic DNA includes:
- a CDS encoding CBS domain-containing protein yields the protein MALSTGRGFEPVDFARFHPGGSLGRRLVTRVADVMHKTALPICRPDAPFRDLVRIMTAGRLGLALVMDGELLCGIVTDGDLRRVLDREDNPMMLFAQEMMTKDPKTITPTLRFAEAEELMQTEKITALVVVDEGEKVLGVLQLYDMGVGRK from the coding sequence GTGGCGCTCTCAACGGGGCGCGGCTTTGAGCCGGTGGACTTCGCGCGCTTTCACCCTGGTGGCAGCCTGGGCCGACGCCTGGTGACGCGGGTGGCTGATGTGATGCACAAGACAGCGTTACCGATCTGCCGCCCGGACGCGCCCTTTCGCGATCTGGTGCGCATCATGACGGCAGGACGTTTGGGCCTGGCGCTGGTGATGGATGGCGAGCTCCTGTGCGGCATCGTCACCGATGGTGACCTGCGTCGGGTGTTAGATCGTGAAGACAATCCTATGATGCTCTTCGCGCAGGAGATGATGACCAAGGACCCGAAAACCATTACTCCAACCCTGCGGTTCGCCGAGGCTGAAGAGTTGATGCAAACCGAAAAGATCACCGCCTTGGTGGTGGTGGATGAGGGTGAAAAGGTGCTTGGGGTCTTGCAGCTTTACGATATGGGTGTTGGACGAAAGTAA
- a CDS encoding IS110 family RNA-guided transposase: MKTFSKEPVATIGIDLAKNSVHVFGVDAQGEMVFSRKVARKALSQFIAQQPTCRIAMEACSGAHHWARTFQGFGHEVVLIAPQHVKPFVKTNKNDAVDAEAICEAARRPRQLFVPIKNVEQQDIQGTHRMRSMVIDQRTALVNQIRGLLAEYGIVIAQGRAELMRRLPEILEDAENGLSERFRAELNGLLEELRHMDTRVKHYDTQIQAVADTNESVQLLRSIPGIGPLVATALIATLGDNWGLFNNGRALAAWLGLVPRQHSTGGKPRLLGISKRGDVYMRKLLINGARAMMRWVEKKDDALSHWARDLKQRRHANVAVVAMANKLVRIAWAVMTTGKAFDTARGALAKPAAVTA, from the coding sequence ATGAAGACGTTCAGCAAAGAACCGGTTGCCACCATTGGCATTGATCTGGCCAAGAACAGCGTGCACGTGTTTGGTGTCGACGCCCAAGGCGAGATGGTATTTAGCCGCAAGGTCGCCCGTAAAGCTTTGAGTCAGTTCATCGCCCAACAGCCGACCTGTCGCATCGCCATGGAAGCCTGTAGTGGCGCCCACCATTGGGCACGCACCTTCCAGGGGTTCGGCCATGAGGTGGTGTTGATCGCCCCGCAGCATGTGAAGCCCTTTGTGAAGACCAACAAGAACGACGCCGTCGATGCCGAGGCGATCTGCGAAGCCGCGCGACGCCCACGCCAGTTGTTCGTGCCCATCAAGAACGTTGAACAGCAGGATATCCAGGGTACCCACCGCATGCGCTCAATGGTCATTGATCAGCGCACGGCACTGGTCAATCAGATCCGGGGTTTGTTGGCCGAATACGGCATTGTCATTGCTCAAGGGCGTGCTGAGCTCATGCGCCGCCTGCCGGAAATCCTTGAAGACGCCGAGAATGGACTCAGCGAGCGGTTTCGCGCCGAATTGAACGGGCTCCTTGAGGAGCTGCGTCACATGGATACGCGGGTCAAGCATTATGATACTCAGATTCAGGCCGTCGCCGACACCAATGAGTCGGTCCAGCTGTTAAGGAGCATTCCCGGCATCGGCCCGCTGGTCGCTACCGCCTTGATTGCCACATTGGGCGACAATTGGGGGCTGTTCAACAATGGCCGCGCGCTGGCCGCCTGGCTGGGGCTGGTGCCGCGACAGCACTCCACCGGCGGGAAACCGCGCTTGCTCGGAATCAGTAAACGGGGCGATGTGTACATGCGCAAACTCTTAATCAACGGGGCGCGTGCAATGATGCGCTGGGTTGAGAAGAAAGACGACGCTCTCAGTCATTGGGCGCGGGATCTCAAGCAGCGCCGTCATGCCAATGTCGCCGTGGTTGCGATGGCCAACAAGCTCGTGCGCATCGCTTGGGCGGTGATGACCACCGGCAAGGCTTTCGATACGGCGCGCGGGGCGTTAGCAAAGCCTGCGGCCGTTACCGCGTAA
- the tnpA gene encoding IS66 family insertion sequence element accessory protein TnpA, translated as MAQRRRTRQQWQALVDGWASSGLTQGEYCRRQGISVASFARWRAIFRRARQRQPAEPTPSAGPTHSLVPVHWLSDDAPTATTATTALSLHCPGGLRLDIGVGVDVSTLQQVIRLLRAAAS; from the coding sequence ATGGCACAGAGGCGGCGCACTCGCCAGCAGTGGCAAGCGTTGGTTGATGGGTGGGCGAGCAGCGGCCTGACCCAGGGCGAGTACTGCCGGCGCCAGGGCATCTCGGTGGCGAGTTTTGCGCGCTGGCGCGCCATCTTCCGCCGCGCGCGGCAACGCCAGCCGGCGGAGCCAACGCCCAGCGCCGGCCCCACTCATAGCCTGGTCCCGGTGCACTGGCTCAGCGACGACGCACCCACCGCCACCACCGCCACCACCGCGCTGAGTCTGCATTGTCCCGGTGGTCTGCGCCTGGATATCGGTGTCGGCGTTGATGTCTCGACATTGCAACAGGTCATCCGACTCCTACGCGCAGCCGCCTCATGA
- the tnpB gene encoding IS66 family insertion sequence element accessory protein TnpB (TnpB, as the term is used for proteins encoded by IS66 family insertion elements, is considered an accessory protein, since TnpC, encoded by a neighboring gene, is a DDE family transposase.), producing MIGIGTHTQVYLVVGATDMRKQIDGLAGIVSDTLAADPFSSHLFVFCNRARDKLKILYWYNNGFWLWYRRLEQQRFWWPEASVRQPVTLSLRELHWLLEGLDPQRIEGHQQARFNLI from the coding sequence ATGATCGGCATCGGTACCCACACCCAAGTCTATCTGGTCGTCGGCGCCACCGACATGCGCAAGCAGATCGATGGTCTGGCCGGGATCGTCAGCGACACCCTTGCCGCCGACCCCTTCTCCAGTCATCTGTTTGTCTTCTGCAATCGCGCGCGCGACAAACTCAAGATTCTCTATTGGTACAACAACGGCTTCTGGCTGTGGTATCGGCGCTTGGAGCAACAGCGCTTCTGGTGGCCAGAAGCGAGCGTCAGGCAACCCGTGACATTATCGCTACGCGAATTGCATTGGTTACTCGAAGGACTCGATCCGCAACGGATTGAAGGCCATCAGCAAGCACGTTTCAATCTCATTTGA
- the tnpC gene encoding IS66 family transposase yields MVSKVQSLPNDPEQLHGIIHQLHDQLAGLNRALTEKQERIESDTKRIDQLLEYIELLRRKRFGPSADRVPDSQLKLFDETELEALIGELEAEATAQSKPPKDEANAGNKPKGQPKRSPLPAHLPRLERILDVGEDEKAAMGDDWRFIGYDVSEQLADLPRQTYVITYKRAKYAPVNDSVEDGEAGIKIAPRAPQIIPKAIAHASLLASIVTGKFVDALPLYRQEKIFAREGIDIPRQTMAGWLMQLQKPLAPIAAAIKAQLLRGPTTKIDETRLQVLNEPGRDNTQDSFMWVFCGGPPEQPVRWFEYAPSRAASVPQEVLFGALASGSGSDPPVALILQSDGYSAYHVLANAPEIIAHAGCWTHARRKFVEAAGGRHASVAAEMVALIGELYGIEKRLRLEQADADTRVRERQAFSRPVVERIKTWLDRHVQRVAPKSLLGKAIGYALNQWPTLLVFLDHGAVEIDNNEAENAIRPFVVGRKNWLFSGCPEGAQTSALLYSLIETAKANGLEPWAYLNHLFEQLPLARTPEAIEALLPFNVRPDALCTPPVLTSIRDTDAA; encoded by the coding sequence ATGGTATCCAAGGTTCAATCATTACCCAATGATCCCGAGCAATTGCACGGGATCATCCACCAATTGCACGATCAATTGGCGGGTTTGAACCGTGCCCTGACAGAAAAGCAAGAACGCATCGAGAGCGATACCAAACGCATTGACCAATTGCTTGAATACATCGAGTTATTGCGGCGCAAACGCTTTGGCCCGAGTGCCGATCGGGTGCCCGACAGCCAGCTCAAGCTGTTTGACGAGACCGAGCTCGAGGCGCTGATCGGAGAGCTTGAAGCCGAGGCCACCGCGCAGAGCAAGCCGCCGAAGGACGAGGCCAACGCGGGCAACAAGCCCAAGGGCCAGCCCAAACGTTCTCCGCTGCCAGCGCATCTGCCGCGCCTGGAGCGCATTCTCGATGTTGGCGAAGACGAAAAAGCCGCCATGGGCGATGACTGGCGCTTCATTGGCTATGACGTCTCCGAGCAGCTCGCTGACCTGCCGCGTCAGACCTATGTCATCACCTACAAGCGGGCCAAATATGCCCCGGTCAACGACAGCGTCGAGGACGGCGAGGCGGGTATCAAAATCGCCCCGCGCGCCCCACAGATCATCCCCAAGGCCATCGCGCATGCCTCGCTGCTTGCCTCCATTGTGACGGGGAAGTTCGTCGATGCCTTGCCGCTGTATCGCCAGGAGAAGATCTTCGCCCGCGAGGGAATCGACATCCCGCGCCAGACCATGGCCGGGTGGTTGATGCAGTTGCAAAAGCCCCTTGCTCCAATTGCCGCTGCGATCAAGGCGCAACTGCTGCGCGGACCGACGACGAAGATTGATGAGACCCGGCTGCAAGTGCTCAACGAACCGGGCCGAGACAATACCCAGGACTCCTTCATGTGGGTGTTCTGCGGCGGTCCGCCCGAGCAGCCGGTGCGCTGGTTTGAATACGCCCCCTCGCGCGCGGCATCGGTCCCGCAAGAGGTGTTGTTCGGCGCGCTTGCCTCTGGCAGCGGCAGTGATCCACCGGTAGCGCTGATTTTGCAGTCCGATGGCTACAGTGCCTATCATGTCTTGGCCAACGCACCCGAGATCATCGCCCACGCCGGTTGCTGGACCCATGCGCGGCGCAAGTTCGTCGAGGCCGCCGGCGGGCGCCATGCCTCGGTCGCGGCGGAGATGGTCGCGCTGATTGGCGAGCTCTATGGGATTGAGAAGCGCTTGCGTCTGGAGCAGGCCGATGCCGACACCCGGGTGCGTGAGCGCCAGGCCTTCAGCCGCCCGGTCGTGGAGCGCATCAAGACCTGGCTGGATCGCCATGTCCAGCGTGTGGCGCCGAAGAGCTTGCTCGGCAAGGCCATTGGCTACGCCTTGAATCAGTGGCCGACCTTGCTGGTCTTCCTCGATCATGGCGCGGTGGAGATCGACAACAATGAGGCGGAGAATGCGATCCGTCCCTTTGTGGTAGGCCGCAAGAATTGGCTGTTCTCCGGCTGTCCGGAAGGCGCGCAGACCAGCGCGCTGCTTTACAGCCTCATTGAAACGGCCAAGGCCAATGGACTGGAACCGTGGGCGTACCTCAATCACCTCTTTGAGCAGTTGCCGCTGGCACGCACACCTGAAGCCATTGAGGCGCTGCTGCCGTTCAATGTCCGCCCCGACGCGCTTTGCACTCCACCTGTTCTGACCTCGATCAGGGATACCGACGCCGCCTGA
- a CDS encoding methyltransferase domain-containing protein — MQPGPGVELVLQDPHHLPLDEASVDVVVSTSCLEHDPLFWLTFGEMLRVLKPGGFLYINAPSNGSYHGYPYDHWRFYPDAGRALAQWAERLSRPATLIESFIGERDGETWANNVMVLAHDPLEHALPARLICDQWPGAINIRRQGSDELERFTKAPEDSRKLKKVRTRVKQLQGQLQQSEAPKPEPA; from the coding sequence TTGCAGCCCGGCCCGGGCGTCGAGTTGGTGCTACAAGATCCGCATCATCTGCCGCTCGATGAGGCCAGTGTCGATGTGGTGGTCTCCACCTCCTGCCTGGAGCATGACCCCTTGTTCTGGCTGACCTTTGGCGAGATGTTGCGGGTGTTGAAGCCAGGCGGTTTTCTCTACATCAACGCGCCCTCCAATGGCAGCTATCACGGCTATCCTTACGATCATTGGCGCTTCTATCCTGACGCCGGGCGCGCGTTGGCGCAGTGGGCCGAGCGCCTGAGTCGGCCCGCGACCTTGATCGAGTCCTTCATCGGGGAGCGCGATGGTGAAACTTGGGCCAACAATGTGATGGTCTTGGCGCATGACCCGCTTGAGCATGCCTTGCCAGCTAGGTTGATTTGTGATCAGTGGCCAGGCGCGATCAATATCCGGCGGCAGGGCTCCGACGAGCTTGAGCGATTTACCAAAGCACCGGAGGACTCGCGTAAGCTCAAAAAGGTAAGGACGCGGGTTAAGCAATTGCAAGGGCAGCTCCAGCAGAGCGAAGCCCCGAAGCCCGAGCCCGCGTGA
- a CDS encoding DUF6399 domain-containing protein — protein MFQRSSSCVEGRNGFLALYQHGHHRLSPRKQEVLTALHNFAIKRPDATTAAERFFAQPHPSLFEQVLERMPWPARPAQRRPRPARQPYLAPVAA, from the coding sequence CTGTTCCAGCGCAGCAGCTCGTGTGTCGAGGGGCGCAACGGCTTCCTCGCGCTCTATCAGCACGGGCATCACCGACTCAGCCCGCGCAAGCAGGAGGTCTTAACCGCCCTGCACAACTTTGCGATCAAGCGGCCCGACGCCACCACGGCTGCCGAGCGCTTCTTCGCTCAGCCCCACCCATCTTTGTTCGAGCAGGTGCTTGAACGCATGCCCTGGCCCGCTCGACCGGCGCAACGACGGCCCCGCCCGGCGAGGCAGCCGTACCTCGCCCCTGTGGCGGCTTAG
- a CDS encoding class I SAM-dependent methyltransferase, whose product MMTGNTLQPWRAARLARQGQMENAIGLLRHTLRQSKDRSLLARTLLSELCCPATSDPSKHPRPAPPAPHGLRLGLELGFAPDRIPETPKLTADAELHHQAGRYREAAQCWQDVADLLQEDTPESVYRQLSEAMARNTQGFGGTRAENHTWGDCHKHDLLSWLHAELDTQRYLEIGVDAGLSLARAPCAVLGIDPRPELKLAVALSEQAQINTQSSDAFFREQAASRLQPAPDLVFIDGMHLFEFALRDFINVERHAAPHTLVVIDDIYPCHPTQAARHRRSDAWTGDIWKLHRILQDCRPDLTLVALNAYTTGLLLIAGLDPQDRVLPAVYAAQARRYLETDTAPAEVLAREGAIPSDHALVKALVAVLKQARLEAWSVAQVRAGLAALQPALSAAQQAYQGRAEAGIGQCQLLADQRHWPVAVQLFLPQAEAPHHREQASLWYWIKPGRWERLRFALPTEALSLPQPLRLDPAERPCRLHIRALRVLCGEQAQPWWSAEHDTDSAQAFAALRVQGDAVREASERELVITSTGTDPQLLLPVLAPANGAELPTGPCWLEVELLVEVEPDDPPMIPTDGV is encoded by the coding sequence ATGATGACCGGCAACACCCTGCAGCCCTGGCGCGCGGCTCGACTCGCGCGCCAGGGCCAGATGGAAAACGCCATCGGCCTGCTCCGGCATACCCTGCGGCAGAGCAAGGATCGATCCCTGCTCGCACGCACCCTGTTGAGCGAGCTGTGCTGCCCAGCCACCTCTGACCCATCCAAGCACCCAAGACCGGCACCGCCAGCCCCTCACGGCCTACGCCTCGGGCTCGAATTGGGCTTTGCACCCGACCGCATCCCCGAGACCCCCAAGCTCACCGCCGACGCCGAACTGCATCACCAAGCCGGTCGCTACCGCGAAGCGGCGCAGTGCTGGCAGGATGTCGCCGACCTGCTCCAAGAAGACACGCCGGAATCCGTCTACCGCCAGCTCAGCGAAGCCATGGCGCGCAACACCCAAGGCTTCGGCGGCACCCGGGCGGAGAACCACACCTGGGGCGACTGCCACAAGCATGATCTGCTTTCCTGGCTGCATGCCGAGTTGGACACCCAGCGGTATTTGGAGATTGGCGTCGATGCCGGGCTGAGCCTGGCGCGGGCGCCCTGTGCGGTCCTCGGTATCGATCCACGTCCCGAGCTGAAACTGGCGGTCGCGCTCAGCGAACAGGCCCAGATCAACACCCAAAGCAGCGATGCCTTCTTTCGCGAGCAGGCCGCCTCGCGCTTGCAGCCGGCGCCCGATCTGGTCTTCATCGACGGCATGCACCTGTTCGAGTTCGCGCTGCGCGACTTCATCAACGTCGAGCGCCATGCCGCCCCGCACACCCTGGTGGTGATCGATGACATCTACCCCTGTCATCCCACCCAGGCCGCTCGCCATCGGCGCAGTGACGCCTGGACCGGCGATATCTGGAAGCTGCACCGCATCCTGCAAGACTGTCGGCCTGATCTGACCCTGGTCGCGCTCAATGCCTACACCACCGGTCTGCTGCTGATCGCCGGGCTCGATCCGCAGGACCGCGTCTTGCCAGCGGTCTATGCCGCGCAGGCGCGCCGCTATCTGGAGACCGACACAGCCCCCGCCGAGGTGCTCGCGCGCGAGGGCGCGATCCCCTCGGATCATGCCCTGGTGAAGGCGCTGGTGGCGGTGCTCAAGCAAGCGCGGCTGGAGGCTTGGTCGGTGGCGCAGGTGCGCGCCGGCTTGGCCGCGCTACAGCCGGCGCTGAGCGCCGCACAGCAGGCCTATCAGGGCCGCGCCGAAGCGGGCATCGGCCAGTGCCAGCTGCTGGCGGATCAGCGCCACTGGCCGGTCGCCGTGCAACTGTTCCTGCCGCAGGCCGAGGCGCCGCACCATCGGGAGCAGGCCTCGCTGTGGTATTGGATCAAGCCCGGGCGCTGGGAGCGGCTGCGCTTTGCCTTGCCCACCGAGGCGCTCAGCCTGCCACAGCCCTTGCGCCTCGATCCCGCTGAGCGTCCCTGTCGGCTGCACATCCGCGCCTTGCGGGTGCTGTGCGGCGAGCAGGCACAGCCCTGGTGGAGCGCCGAACACGACACCGACAGCGCCCAAGCCTTCGCCGCGCTGCGTGTGCAGGGCGATGCGGTGCGGGAGGCCAGCGAGCGGGAGCTGGTGATCACCAGCACGGGCACTGATCCGCAACTGCTGTTGCCGGTGCTTGCGCCTGCGAATGGTGCAGAGTTGCCTACCGGGCCTTGTTGGTTGGAGGTGGAGCTGTTGGTGGAGGTCGAGCCGGATGATCCGCCGATGATCCCGACGGATGGCGTGTGA
- a CDS encoding DUF4160 domain-containing protein, which produces MPTISMFYGILVNILFEDNDRHHLPHIHVRYQGQKASIAIEDGRMLAGDFPRKQLRLVQAWVEIHRDELLADWELAVQGEPPFKIAPLQ; this is translated from the coding sequence ATGCCCACGATCAGCATGTTTTATGGAATTCTGGTCAATATTCTGTTCGAGGATAACGACCGCCATCATTTGCCTCATATTCATGTTCGCTATCAGGGGCAAAAAGCGTCGATTGCCATTGAGGATGGACGGATGCTTGCTGGTGATTTTCCACGAAAACAGCTGCGCTTGGTCCAGGCTTGGGTGGAAATCCACCGCGATGAGTTGCTGGCGGATTGGGAGCTTGCCGTCCAGGGCGAGCCGCCCTTTAAAATTGCCCCCCTTCAGTGA
- a CDS encoding DUF2442 domain-containing protein: MDQLLDVTAVRVKPNYRLELEFENGERRLFDMSSYMNKKPFVCLKDSPLFACAFIDYGTVVWPGEIDIAPETLYDRSVPF, from the coding sequence ATGGACCAGTTGCTTGATGTCACGGCGGTGCGAGTCAAGCCCAATTATCGACTCGAACTAGAATTCGAAAATGGCGAGCGCCGCCTGTTCGATATGTCGTCCTACATGAATAAAAAACCGTTTGTTTGCCTGAAAGACTCGCCGCTTTTTGCATGTGCTTTTATCGATTACGGGACGGTGGTTTGGCCGGGCGAAATCGATATTGCGCCCGAGACGCTGTATGATCGTTCAGTTCCGTTCTGA
- a CDS encoding class I SAM-dependent methyltransferase, with product MIPSDSPPPLDSLFLWRTARTIQSGDLPRARAMARHALRTGVDRARIARALIGELCQSGRAMTRNHSDRAPATSHWSLGLELGFPPMRVPATPRLTDEAEQHHQAGRYREAAQCWQDVADLLQENTPAHIYQRLGEAMASNPHGFGGTAEENHLWGDCHKHDVLAWLHAQLGTETYLEIGVDEGISLARAPGRAIGIDPRPDLHLQAALSAQAQILTASSDAFFRDQARACLQPPPDLVFIDGMHLFEFALRDLINVERHAAPHTLVAIDDIYPCHPTQAERHRRSGTWTGDIWKLHAILRTSRPELTLVALNAHTTGLLLIAGLDPEDRVLAASYPAEVRRHLHSGPPPPAVLTRQGAIPSDHPLVGELVAVLKHAKAEGWSVAQMREGLASLQPALAAAEFEYKGLAEAGVGRCGLNLLMPGGPVKVQVYWPQPQHPTHHEAASTLYWVRPGDWVQIRFQIPDGLDLSQQPLRLDPADRPGRVRIAALRVRAAESEALLFSAETPEAFAALTLQGDARQLATAPELLIACEGEDPIIVLPRLANLAPSTAGARPGWLEVRMMIEVDADAEMPSHPGATPTAEHSDNI from the coding sequence ATGATCCCGTCTGATTCCCCACCGCCACTAGACAGCCTCTTTCTGTGGCGCACCGCGCGGACCATTCAATCCGGCGACCTGCCGCGCGCCCGGGCGATGGCGCGCCACGCCCTGCGCACCGGCGTTGATCGCGCTCGCATAGCTCGCGCCCTGATCGGGGAGCTGTGCCAATCCGGTCGCGCAATGACTCGAAACCACTCCGACCGCGCCCCCGCCACGTCCCACTGGTCCCTGGGATTGGAACTCGGTTTCCCGCCCATGCGCGTTCCCGCCACGCCCCGCCTGACCGACGAGGCCGAGCAGCACCACCAAGCCGGGCGCTATCGGGAGGCCGCTCAGTGCTGGCAGGATGTCGCGGACCTGTTACAAGAGAACACCCCAGCGCATATCTACCAGCGCCTGGGCGAGGCCATGGCCAGCAATCCACACGGCTTCGGCGGCACAGCCGAAGAAAACCACCTATGGGGCGACTGCCACAAGCACGATGTCCTCGCCTGGCTGCACGCCCAACTGGGCACCGAGACCTATCTGGAAATCGGCGTCGACGAGGGCATCAGCCTCGCCCGCGCGCCCGGTCGCGCCATCGGCATCGACCCACGCCCGGATCTGCACCTGCAAGCGGCGCTGAGCGCGCAAGCGCAAATCCTAACCGCCAGCAGCGATGCCTTCTTCCGCGACCAGGCCCGTGCGTGCTTGCAACCGCCGCCGGATCTGGTGTTCATCGACGGCATGCACCTGTTCGAGTTCGCCCTGCGCGACCTGATCAACGTCGAGCGCCATGCCGCGCCCCATACCCTGGTCGCCATTGATGACATCTACCCCTGCCATCCCACCCAGGCCGAGCGCCACCGGCGCAGCGGCACCTGGACCGGCGACATCTGGAAGCTGCACGCCATTCTGCGCACCAGCCGCCCCGAGCTAACCCTGGTCGCGCTCAATGCCCACACCACCGGCCTGCTGCTGATCGCCGGACTCGATCCCGAGGATCGGGTGCTGGCGGCCAGCTACCCCGCCGAGGTGCGCCGCCATCTGCACAGCGGCCCGCCACCCCCGGCGGTGCTGACCCGTCAGGGCGCCATCCCGTCGGATCATCCCTTGGTCGGCGAGCTAGTCGCGGTGCTCAAGCACGCCAAGGCCGAGGGTTGGTCGGTGGCGCAGATGCGCGAGGGGCTAGCGTCGCTCCAGCCTGCGCTGGCGGCCGCTGAGTTCGAGTATAAAGGGCTGGCGGAAGCAGGAGTTGGCCGCTGTGGACTCAACCTGCTGATGCCGGGCGGCCCGGTAAAGGTGCAGGTCTACTGGCCCCAACCGCAGCATCCCACCCACCACGAAGCCGCTTCCACCCTTTACTGGGTGCGCCCTGGGGACTGGGTACAGATCCGCTTCCAGATCCCCGATGGGCTGGATCTCAGCCAACAACCTTTGCGCCTGGACCCCGCCGACCGCCCTGGGCGGGTGCGCATCGCCGCGCTGCGGGTGCGCGCGGCCGAGTCCGAAGCGCTGCTGTTCAGCGCCGAGACGCCCGAAGCCTTCGCCGCGCTGACGCTGCAAGGCGATGCTCGTCAACTGGCCACCGCGCCTGAGCTGCTGATCGCCTGCGAGGGCGAGGACCCGATCATCGTCTTGCCCCGGCTCGCCAACCTCGCGCCCAGCACGGCGGGAGCGCGCCCTGGTTGGTTGGAGGTGCGGATGATGATTGAGGTGGACGCGGATGCCGAGATGCCTTCGCACCCCGGCGCCACACCCACCGCCGAGCATTCTGACAACATTTGA
- a CDS encoding class I SAM-dependent methyltransferase → MHPSALETGRQFFETYWREDCHNILDIGSRDVNGTLRAVKPEGAAYLGVDLTPGPGVELVLQDPHRLPFDDASFDVVVSTSCLEHDPLFWLTFAEMARVVKPGGLIYINAPSNGNYHGYPFDHWRFYPDAGLALARWSERVGTPVALIESFIGKRVGADPWADNVMVFARQPFAHPLPEPLLCDRLPGATNLRRGEAEALDRFQALPEDLRDLKQAQARSKALQEQLEASQAREAALSAELAALQAEQTASEADGGAASLAGDGG, encoded by the coding sequence ATGCATCCAAGCGCCTTGGAAACCGGTCGGCAGTTCTTTGAGACCTATTGGAGGGAGGACTGCCATAACATTCTCGATATCGGCTCGCGGGATGTGAATGGCACGCTGCGCGCTGTGAAACCTGAGGGGGCGGCCTATCTGGGGGTGGATCTGACCCCTGGTCCCGGGGTGGAATTGGTCCTGCAAGACCCGCATCGCCTGCCGTTCGATGACGCGAGTTTCGATGTGGTGGTCTCCACCTCCTGCCTGGAGCATGACCCGCTGTTCTGGCTGACTTTCGCCGAGATGGCGCGGGTGGTGAAGCCTGGAGGCTTGATCTACATCAATGCACCATCCAATGGCAACTACCACGGCTACCCGTTCGACCACTGGCGCTTTTATCCCGATGCCGGGCTGGCCCTGGCGCGGTGGTCGGAGCGGGTGGGCACGCCGGTGGCCTTGATCGAATCCTTTATCGGCAAGCGCGTTGGTGCGGATCCCTGGGCCGACAACGTGATGGTGTTCGCCCGCCAGCCGTTCGCGCATCCCTTGCCGGAGCCCCTGCTCTGCGACCGGCTCCCCGGCGCGACCAACCTGCGCCGTGGCGAGGCCGAGGCTCTTGATCGGTTTCAGGCGCTACCGGAAGATCTGCGCGATCTCAAGCAGGCGCAAGCGCGGTCAAAGGCTTTGCAGGAGCAGCTCGAGGCGAGTCAGGCGCGGGAGGCGGCGCTGAGCGCTGAGCTGGCCGCATTGCAAGCTGAACAGACGGCTTCGGAGGCTGATGGAGGCGCCGCATCCCTGGCTGGTGACGGAGGATAG
- a CDS encoding cephalosporin hydroxylase, giving the protein MLRQLADWMQPGDLLVMEDGVLDDLGLSERDGGGPNRALREFFSEHPDCFRVDRDLCDLFDRNANYAPNG; this is encoded by the coding sequence GTGCTGCGGCAGCTCGCCGACTGGATGCAGCCCGGCGATCTGTTGGTGATGGAGGATGGCGTCCTCGATGACCTGGGCCTTTCCGAGCGCGACGGCGGCGGCCCCAACCGCGCCCTGCGCGAGTTCTTTAGTGAGCATCCGGATTGCTTCCGCGTGGATCGCGATCTCTGCGACCTTTTCGACCGGAATGCGAACTATGCGCCAAATGGCTGA
- a CDS encoding UPF0175 family protein, whose protein sequence is MTELTLQLPEHLFSALRLGPREFAAEMRIAAAVQWYSERRVSQGKAAEIAGLSRAAFLDELRQRRVAAIQIDVDELDAELGLD, encoded by the coding sequence ATGACTGAACTTACTCTCCAGCTCCCAGAACACCTGTTTTCTGCCCTTCGCCTGGGGCCGCGCGAATTTGCCGCCGAGATGCGCATTGCCGCGGCGGTGCAGTGGTACAGCGAGCGACGCGTCTCCCAGGGCAAGGCTGCCGAGATCGCGGGGCTTAGCCGAGCGGCCTTCCTGGATGAACTGCGACAGCGGCGCGTTGCTGCCATCCAGATCGACGTTGATGAACTGGATGCTGAACTTGGCCTGGACTGA